Genomic DNA from Candidatus Cloacimonadota bacterium:
GTAAATCTGGAATTTGTAAAAGAAGCCCACAACTTTAGTTGTGGGAAAAAATGGAATCAACCAACTGAATAACCGTTTTAACGGTTTTAAAGGAATTATTATGTTTCATTTTCAAATGTATATTTTGATAAAGACTAATTTTAAAACCATTGAAATGATTAATGATGGTTACTTAATTATTTCCTTTTCCACAACTGAAGTTGTGGATTTCTAATATCTTTAAAAAAAATTAGTCATTTCGGTTTCGAGTCGTATTAGCAAGCTTCTTACAACTCGAAGAGTGAATCTTTCTCTCCTTTCAGGAGAGGAACGGGGTGAGGTTAAAAAGGAGAAAAATAAATGCAAAAATCTTTTGAAGAACAGAAAAATGAATTTGAAAGATCTGTTGAAAAAACCATCAGCAGATTCCCGGAAAGGAAAGAAAAATTCCAGACAATTTCCGATAAAGAAGTAAAAAGAATTTATACAAATAAGGATACGGAAGAAATAAATTATGAAGAACAACTCGGATTCCCGGGAGTTTATCCTTTCACGCGCGGTGTTCAACCGACCATGTATCGCGGCAGATTCTGGACAATGCGTCAATATGCTGGATTCGGGAATGCAGAAGAGTCAAATCAGCGCTATAAATTTTTATTGCAGAAAGGACAAACCGGATTAAGCATTGCTTTTGATCTACCGACCCAAATGGGATACGACAGCGATCATCAAATGAGTGAAGGAGAAGTTGGAAAGGTCGGAGTTGCGATCGATTCACTTGCTGATATGGAAGTTCTTTTTAATGGAATTCCCCTCGACAAGGTTTCCACATCCATGACCATCAATGCACCTGCTTCGGTTTTGCTGGCAATGTATATCGCAGTTGCAGAAAAACAGGGAATTGCTGCTGATAAACTACGCGGCACGATCCAGAATGATATTCTGAAGGAATACATTGCACGCGGAACTTATATTTTCCCACCCAAACCTTCAATGAGATTGATCACCGACACTTTTGAATATTGCTCGCAGAATGTTCCTAAATGGAACACCATCTCGATTTCAGGTTATCATATTCGCGAAGCAGGATCGACTGCAGTTCAGGAAATCGCTTTCACGCTTGCAGATGGCATCGAGTATGTAAAAGCCGCAATTTCCAAAGGTCTTGATATCGATGAATTTGCTCCTCGACTTTCCTTCTTTTTCAATGCTCATAATGATTTATTGGAAGAAGTTGCTAAATTCAGAGCAGCTCGTTTTCTCTGGTCGAAGATCATGAAAGAGAAATTCAAAGCAAATAATCCTAAATCCATGATGTTGCGTTTTCATACCCAAACTGCAGGCTGTTCCTTAACTGCTCAACAACCTGATAACAATATCATCCGCGTAACTATTCAAACTCTGGCAGCTGTTCTCGGCGGAACTCAATCTTTACATACAAATTCCCGCGATGAAGCTCTTGCCCTGCCAACCGAAGATTCTGTTCAGATCGCTCTCCGAACGCAGCAGGTTGTCGCTCATGAAAGCGGAGTTACAAACACGATCGATCCGCTTGCTGGATCATATTTTATCGAATCATTAACTTCCGATATGATCAAAGAAGCAGAAG
This window encodes:
- a CDS encoding methylmalonyl-CoA mutase → MQKSFEEQKNEFERSVEKTISRFPERKEKFQTISDKEVKRIYTNKDTEEINYEEQLGFPGVYPFTRGVQPTMYRGRFWTMRQYAGFGNAEESNQRYKFLLQKGQTGLSIAFDLPTQMGYDSDHQMSEGEVGKVGVAIDSLADMEVLFNGIPLDKVSTSMTINAPASVLLAMYIAVAEKQGIAADKLRGTIQNDILKEYIARGTYIFPPKPSMRLITDTFEYCSQNVPKWNTISISGYHIREAGSTAVQEIAFTLADGIEYVKAAISKGLDIDEFAPRLSFFFNAHNDLLEEVAKFRAARFLWSKIMKEKFKANNPKSMMLRFHTQTAGCSLTAQQPDNNIIRVTIQTLAAVLGGTQSLHTNSRDEALALPTEDSVQIALRTQQVVAHESGVTNTIDPLAGSYFIESLTSDMIKEAEEMIDKIEEMGGMIPAIEKGFVQQHIQNSAYSYQKSIESKDRIIVGVNEFKVEEKTKPELLKVDPIIGENQIEKLRELKESRDNKIVEEKLEKIKKAANSNKNLVPFILDAVKVYATLGEICGVLREEFGEYKESVIL